In one window of Solanum pennellii chromosome 2, SPENNV200 DNA:
- the LOC107010808 gene encoding transcription factor CYCLOIDEA-like has protein sequence MFPFGNSSNGNPILHSSFLNNQILLHQHDLPTHHHYLAAANGHLIDSYATNNVVINNKRKKPVKKDRHTKILTSQGHRDRRVRLSIGVARKFFDLQDMLGYDKPSKTLDWLFTKSKLAIEDLINDVSKKSTPSSINNNNNNNNSECDEDMIVPLAKKAKQERDSRAKARARARERTIKKIWTQIAPNREATASHYNNSTRNWNHDDVNPTIMSSMDASTICCTSLPIVQKAWDSYHGSQI, from the exons atgttccCTTTTGGAAACAGTAGTAATGGGAACCCTATTCTTCACTCATCTTTTCTTAACAACCAAATACTTCTTCATCAACATGACCTTCCTACTCATCATCATTACTTGGCAGCCGCAAATGGTCACTTAATCGACTCGTATGCAACTAACAATGTCGTCATCAACAACAAGCGTAAAAAACCAGTGAAAAAGGATCGACACACTAAGATTTTGACATCACAAGGGCATAGGGATCGGAGGGTGAGGTTGTCGATAGGGGTTGCTCGTAAGTTCTTTGATTTGCAAGACATGCTTGGTTACGATAAACCAAGTAAAACCCTTGATTGGCTATTCACCAAGTCTAAATTAGCCATTGAAGATCTCATCAACGATGTGTCAAAGAAGAGTACTCCTTCatctattaataataataataataataacaattcgGAATGTGATGAGGATATGATTGTTCCTCTTGCAAAAAAAGCAAAGCAAGAGAGAGACTCAAGGGCAAAGGCTAGAGCAAGAGCTAGAGAAAGAACTATTAAGAAAATCTGGACCCAAATTGCTCCGAATAGAGAAGCTACAGCTTCACATTACAATAATTCTACACGAAATTGGAATCATGACGATGTTAATCCAACAATCATGAGTTCCATGGATGCATCTACCATTTGTTGTACCTCATTACCGATAg TTCAGAAAGCATGGGATTCATATCACGGAAGCCAAATCTGA
- the LOC107010787 gene encoding uncharacterized protein LOC107010787, with product MMKGKNEANLKSKKRICSGKLGRFLKEQRGRLYIVRRCVVMLLCWHD from the coding sequence ATGATGAAGGGCAAAAATGAAGCTAACTTAAAGTCAAAGAAGAGAATATGCAGTGGAAAACTTGGGAGATTTCTCAAGGAGCAGAGAGGAAGGCTATACATTGTGAGAAGATGTGTAGTTATGCTACTTTGTTGGCATGATTAA
- the LOC107011976 gene encoding calcium uniporter protein 2, mitochondrial — MAFKKLVAQRLFDSYKISRPSLSTCRICSSSMTKSMASPNPERIAPDPGEGAFFRRSLHRSSLFQSLATSSELRSFPIGEKLRQELRGMDIGRDRIRLDALISPPPQELLPEMESEGEEEKFTVADAKKVMRLAQLEVVKSRLRQMENDWISFPEFFQICNGASSNSDQAIEFAKMLDQSGIVIVLGNVVFLKPDKVVKAMEGLMPRPLAQPNDPQMMKEFQQMDEKKSAIDKKAESMVQRELWCGLGFFVIQTAAFMRLTFWELTWDVMEPICFYVTSFYCMAGYAFFLRTSKEPTYEGFFHSRFSAKQKKLMKLHNFDLQRYNELRKACDPHSSIPTGNTLTLHSTPMMSTT; from the exons ATGGCGTTCAAAAAACTTGTAGCTCAACGTCTTTTCGATTCATACAAAATTAGTCGTCCTTCCCTATCAACATGCCGTATTTGTTCCTCATCCATGACCAAATCGATGGCTTCTCCTAATCCTGAAAGGATAGCCCCAGATCCCGGCGAGGGTGCTTTTTTCCGTCGATCTCTCCACCGAAGCTCTTTGTTCCAATCATTAGCAACCTCGTCGGAGCTCCGGTCTTTTCCCATCGGTGAAAAGCTCCGTCAGGAATTGAGAGGGATGGACATTGGTAGAGATAGGATAAGACTGGATGCACTCATCTCACCGCCGCCACAAGAATTGTTGCCGGAGATGGAGTCAGAAGGCGAGGAGGAGAAATTCACGGTGGCGGATGCAAAGAAGGTTATGAGATTGGCACAACTGGAGGTGGTGAAATCGAGGCTGAGGCAGATGGAGAATGACTGGATTTCGTTTCCGGAATTTTTTCAGATCTGCAATGGCGCTTCTTCAAACTCCGATCAAGCCATAGAATTCGCAAAGATGCTCGATCAATCAGGAATTGTAATTGTTTTGGGAAACGTCGTATTCCTTAAGCCTGACAAG GTGGTGAAAGCCATGGAAGGCTTAATGCCAAGGCCTTTGGCTCAGCCAAATGACCCACAAATGATGAAAGAGTTTCAACAAATGGATGAGAAGAAATCAGCTATTGACAAAAAGGCAGAATCCATGGTGCAAAGGGAGTTATGGTGTGGGCTAGGGTTCTTTGTGATTCAGACTGCAGCTTTCATGAGGCTCACTTTCTGGGAGCTAACATGGGATGTAATGGAGCCAATTTGCTTCTATGTTACATCCTTTTACTGCATGGCTGGTTATGCTTTCTTCCTTAGGACATCCAAAGAGCCTACTTATGAAGGATTCTTCCACAGCCGCTTTAGCGCAAAACAAAAGAAGCTCATGAAGCTTCACAATTTTGATCTTCAGAGGTACAATGAACTCCGCAAAGCTTGTGATCCGCACTCGTCCATACCTACTGGAAACACTTTAACACTTCATTCAACACCCATGATGTCCACAACATAG